In Streptomyces sp. P9-A4, the genomic window GGCCTCCGCGAGCTCCTTCTCGGACTCGGCGTACGGGTCCTCCTCGCCCTGCTTCTTGGGCTTGTCGAGGACGTGGTCGCGCTCGACCTCCATCTCGTTGGCGAAACCGAGGAGGCTGGGAACCGTCGGAAGGAACACGGAGGCGGTCTCGCCGCGCCTGCGTGAACGCACGAAGCGCCCGACGGCCTGCGCGAAGAACAGCGGGGTCGAGATCGTCGTCGCGTACACACCGACGGAGAGACGGGGTACGTCGACGCCCTCGGACACCATGCGGACGGCGACCATCCAACGGTCGTTGTTCTCGCTGAACTCGTCGATGCGGTTCGAGGCGCCGGTGTCGTCGGAGAGGACGACGGTGGCCTTGGTGCCGGTGATCTCGCGGATCAGCTTGGCGTAGGAGCGGGCCGAGTCCTGGTCGGAGGCGATGACCAGGCCGCCCGCGTCGGGGATCGATTTTCGGACCTCGGTGAGCCGCTGGTCGGCGGCGCGCAGCACGTTCGGCATCCAGTCGCCCTTGGCGTCCAGCGCGGTGCGCCAGGCCTGCGAGACGGCGTCCTTCGTCATCGGCTCGCCCAGCCGGGCGGCGATCTCGTCGCCGGCCTTGGTGCGCCAGCGCATGTTGCCGCTGTAGGAGAGGAAGATGACGGGCCGGACGACGCCGTCGCCGAGGGCGTTGCCGTAGCCGTACGTGTAGTCCGCCGACGACCGCCGGATGCCGTCGTTCCCCTCCTCGTACGTGACGAAGGGGATCGGGTTGGTGTCGGAGCGGAAGGGGGTGCCGGTGAGGGCGAGCCGCCGGGTGGCGGGCTCGAAGGCCTCCAGGCAGGCCTCGCCCCAGGACTTGGAGTCTCCGGCGTGGTGGATCTCGTCGAGGATGACGAGGGTCTTGCGCTGTTCGCAGCGGTTGCGGTGGAGCATGGGCCGGACTCCGACGCCGGCGTAGGTGATGGCGACCCCGTCGTACTCCTTGCTGAGCGGCCCGGCACTGTAGTCCGGGTCCAGCTTGATCCCTATGCGCGCGGCGGCGGCGGCCCACTGCTTCTTGAGGTGCTCGGTGGGCGCGACGACGGTGATCTGCTGCACCACGTGGTGGTGCAGCAGCCAGGACGCCAGGGTCAGCGCGAAGGTCGTCTTGCCGGCGCCGGGGGTGGCGACGGCGAGGAAGTCACGGGGCTGCTCCTGGAGGTACCGCTCCATCGCGCCCTGCTGCCAGGCACGCAGCTTGCCGGCGGTACCCCAGGGGGCCCGTCCGGGGAAGGCGGGAGAGAGGTGATGGGAGGAGGTGGTGGTAGTAGTCACGATCTCCGGGTTCGACGCTCGTCCAGATATGACAACCGGGCCACCTTACCGGTGGCCCGGCCGGAACCTCGTACGAACGGGGCGGGGTGTGGCCCGGTTGCGATTCAGCTCACGTCGGGGCCGGAGTGGTACTGAATTCGTCAGGCCCGAGCCTCGCTCCCGTGCAGCCGCGTAGCGACCCACGCTCCCGCCGCCGCCACCCCCGCCATCGGCAGGAAGACCGCCACGAAGGCCCCCGGGTGGGAGCCCGTGCCCGTCGCGGTCGTGACCGCGTGGCCGACCGCCCCGCCGCCCAGCGCCGCGAACGCCGCGCCGCCCGCCGCGAGCAGCAGCACGTTGGAGAGGCCGTCCGAGATCTGGAGGGCGGCCGAGTTCGCGCCGACCTCCTCCGGCGCGGACAGCTTCATCAGCAGCACGCTCGTGGAGGCGATCACCGCGCCCATGCCGAGGCAGCCGAGCGCCCAGGCCACCGCGAGCACCCACACCGGCACCGCCGTGATCAGCACGCTCGGTGCGGCGGCGATGGCGAGCGCGACCAGGACCATGCCGAGAACGACGATCCGTTCCCGGTACGGCTCCGTCCACGGCCGGGCCTGGATCCAGGAGCCCAGCGCCCAGGTGAGGCCGCCCATGGCGAGGGAGAGCCCGGCCAGGGTGGGGCTCAGGCCACGCTGGGTGACCAGCATCAGCGGCACGAAGGACTCGGCCGCGATGAACGCGCCGGCGGCGATGCCCCGCAGCAGCACGACGGACGGCAGGCCGCGGGCGGCCCGGCAGGTGCCCTGCGGGAGCAGCCCCCGGACGGCGGGCACGAGGAGGGCGACGCCGACGGCGGCCGGGACCAGCGCGAGCCAGCGCAGCTCCTGGCCCGCGTACTGGAGGAGGGCCGCGCCCGCCGAGATGCCGAACGCGAGCCGGATGCGGCGCCGGTCCCAGGGGGCGACGGGCACGGTCGGGTCGGCGGGTCCTGAGGCGGTGCGGCGGATCGCGGGGAGCGCGAGGGCCAGCGGGAAGACGACGAGGACGGGGATGCCGAGGAAGACCCAGCGCCAGCCGAGGTGCTCGGTGACGGTTCCGGAGGCGAGGGGGCCGACGACGGAGGGGACGACCCAGCTCGCGGCGAAGGCGGCCATGATCGCGGGCCTGAGGTGTTCGGCGTAGGCCCGGCCGACGATCACGTACAGGGCGACGATGACGAGCCCGCCACCGAGGCCCTGCACGGCCCGGCCGAGGATGAACAGCCACATGGTGCCCGCGGTCCCGGAGAGCAGCAGTCCGGCGGCGAAGGCGCTGATGCCGACGGTGAGGGGCGCGAGCGGCCCGCTCCGGTCGGACCACTGCCCGGCCAGGACCATGGCGAAGAGGCTGGTGGTGAAGTACGCGGAGAAGGCGAAGGCGTAGACGGACACGCCGTTCAGCTCGCGGGCGGCGACGGGCATGGCGGTGCCGACGGCGGTCGCCTCGAAGGCGATGAGCAGGACGACGGAGACGATGCCGATACTGAGCGCCCGGTGGGCGGAGTCGAGGACGGAGTCCTTGGCCCCGTCGCCGTCGGGCAGGGCGGCCCTGGGGCCGGGGCGGGGGGCGACGTCGGTGGTGACGGCCATGTCGGGGTCGGCCGCTGCGTCGCGGGGTTCGAGGGCGCTCATTCCCCCAGGGTAAGAGGTCAATGCCCCGGTGACCCCTGTCAGGAGTCCCGGTCGGCCTCAGCCCTTGGCCGTACGACTGTGAACGGGGTGTGGCAGCGCCATTGCAGTCGCATGGCACGCCCCCGGGAACCCTTGAGCCCCTCCCGGCCGCCGTTCTACGGTTCTGCTCATGCACCGCACGACCGTGTGCCCGAGTGGTTGAGGGGCTCGCCTGCAAAGCGAGTTACGTGGGTTCAATTCCCGCCACGGTCTCTGAATGGAGATCCTTGAGGGGCGCCCTTGATGGGCGCCCCTGATGGGCACCCCTGACGGGGGCCCTTAATGATCTTCCTTACGGAACCTTCACATCCGGCCTTCGGGTGTGCCACAGTCCGCGCATGAGCGATCAAGGCAGACGCAAGCTGGGCGTCCTCGTGGGCGTCTCCCTCGCCGGGGCCCTGCTGCCCGGCATCACGCTGGGCGCGGAGACCGTCGACGCGGCCTTCTCCGTCCTCTTCGCCACCGTGGTCCTGGCGGTCCTCACCCAGCTGATCCTCATCGGCCCGTCCGGCCGCGTCCCGCTCCCCGCGCTGCTCGCCTTCGGCCTGGCGGGCTTCGTCCAGGACGCCCTGATCTGGTGGCTGATCTCCTGGTTGGGCCCGAAGATGTCCGACCTCCGCGTCGAGGGCCTGGGCACGATCCTCCTCGCGGCGCTGATCACCCGCGCGACGGTGGTGCTGCTGTCGCAGCTGTCTCCGGCGGCGGAGACGGCGGAGGACTGACGGGGGGGGAGGGCCTACGGCTCGCCGCGCCACTTCTTCGTGTCGAAGACGGGCTTCTCGCCGAGCCCGGCGTCGTTCTCACAGCCCAGCCCCTTCACGACGGCGAGCATGGTGGAGTGCAGGACGGTGAGGTAGGCCTCGCGGGTGGCGGGCGTGTTGGCCGGGTAGGCGCCCTTCAGCGACTTGTCGAACCCGAGCGTCGCGCCGATGGGGGTCGGCTCCTCGTCGGACCCCTTCAGGCGCGGACTGACACATGTGACGAACAGGGACGCCGACTTGTTGTCCGCGCTCGCCTCCCGGCCCATCGCGTAGAGGCTCCGGCCGAAGGCCCACCACCTGGTGCCGTCGTCGTACAGGGCACCCCGGTCGTGCAGCGTGAAGTTGATGCGGACCTCGTTCTTCGGCGAGGCGGCGGCGTCGACCTCGCACATCGCGGGATGGCCCGGCGGCCTGTGCTCCCTCGCCTGATCCTCGATCAGCACGTTCACCGTCCGCCCGAGACCACCGCTTCCGGCCCCCGCGAACCTCTTCGTACCAAGCACCGACTCGAGCGCGGCGGCCGCCGCGGGCGAGAGAGTACCGTCGCACTGCTGGGCGGCAGTGACCCGAGGCGGCTCCTCCTCGTCCTGGCTCCCGCACGCGGTGAGGAGCAGCCCGAGGGCAAGCGCGGTCGATACGGATGCGGACGCTCTTCTCATCGGGGTGCCTCGGGATTCCTCATGAAGTCGGGGGCGGAGGTTCAGCCGGTCTCGGGGGCGTTGCCCTCCTGCTTCGCCTGGTCGTTGCCCCGCCCGTAGCCGTTGCTCACGGACTCGATCATGTCCTGGCGGAAGTCGCTGCTCACCTGGCTGCGGTGCTCGGACAGGAACCGCTCCATCGGGGACTCGGCGCTGTACCGGCCGGCCGTGTACATGGCCTTGTTGCTCTCGTGGATCTCGTCCTCGGCCTTGTCCTTGTGGTCCTCGATCGACTTGTCCGACCAGTCACCGATGACCTGCCCGGCGAGCTGCTCCATGACCCCCGAACCGGTGTCGACGGCGAGCGGCACGAGTACGGCGGCCGCGCCGACCGCGGCGGTGGCCGGCAGGAAGGCGACACCGGCCGCGATGCCCACCGTGGCACCGAGCCCCACCCAGCCGGCCTTGGCGGCCTGCGCCTTCTCGTACTCCTCGTGCTTCTTCATGCCCTCGGCCTCGACCTGGCCGCCGCGGGACTCGTCGAGTACGCCCTGAAGCATGGCACCCGTGAACACGATGCCCCGCGCGCGTCCCTCGTCGATCCTGCCGTCCGGACCGACCTGCGCCTCCAGCACGCTCGTGGAGTAGAGGCGTTCGGCCGTGGAGACCGTGGCGTAGGCGTCCGGGTGCTGACCGAGGCTGCTCAGGAACCTGATCGTCGCGTCCCGCCCGAATTCGGGGTGGGCCGCCCTGTCCTTCCCCGGCATGAAGGAACTGTCCGGAGTGTTCTTGTCCAGACCCCAGTTGAGGTCGTCGATGTAGCCGGCACCCATGTTGCCCAGGCTGTCCGCCAACGGGGACTGCCACTTCTTGAGCAGTTCGGCGTCGCCACCGTACTTCTCCACGACCTGCGTCATGATCTTCGCCGTGTCCCCGTCGCGCTTCAGCTCCGGCGTCGAGTCGTCCCAGGCATGGCCCAGCGTCGCCGATTCCAGGGCGTGGCCGAGCGCGTCGGGCATGTAGTCGGCGGACTTCTTGGCGGCGTCCGGATCGTGCCCGTCGATGTCGGGGAAGAGGTCGTACTTCTCGTTGGCGAAGAAGTCGAGGTAGTTCTCGATCGGCTTGCCGTCCTTGCCCTTCCCGAGGTTCAGCTCGCCGCCGACGCTGCCGTCCTCCTTGTACGACGTCAGCGACTCCTTCGAGAAGAAGTCCTTCGCCGCCTCCGGGCTGTGCCCCAGCGCCTCCAGCATCGAGATCATCGGGTCGAAGCCCGCGCCGTTGACGCCCGACGGGTTGTACTGGTTCTGCAGCCCGCCGCCGATCAACGGCTTGCTGTTGGCGAAGAGGTACGGGTCCTTCGCGTGGAGCTGGGTGACGTGCTCGGCGATCGGGACGAGGAACTTCTTGTCGTAGTCGCCGTAGCGCATGATGCCGCCGAGCAGCTGGTAGCCGAAGGCCGGGTTGTTGTCGTACTTGACCAGCGGGATGCGTTCCGTGCCGAGCTTGCGCATGTCGGCGGACCACTTCTCGGTCCACGCGTCGCCGCCCCGCGTCGCCGTCGCCAGGTTGAGGCCCAGGTTCTTCTGCAGGTCCTGGACGTCGGCGAGGCGCTCCTTGTCGGCCTTCGTGGGGTCGTACGTGTCTGTGGACAGCTGCCCGAAGAACTCCAGCGCGCCCTTCGGGCCCATGCCGTCGTAGAAGGTCCTGGAGAACTCCTTGGAGCCGCTGTTGTCCCCCAGCAGCTCGTTGAGGCGCGTCAGCTCCTCGTGGGAGATGTCCCGGCCCTTCTTGGCGAGGTCGACGGCGCGCTGCGCCTCCTCGGCGTCGAGGCTCGTGTACTTCGGGGCGCTGAAGTCGTGCGTGTCGCCGGTGATGTCGGCCTTGAGCGCGTTCGAGCAGGACACGTCGGCGTCGTCGCAGGTCTCGACGATGGCGTCGATCCGCCGCTGCATGGCCTCGATGTCGGCGCGCTCCTTGCGGACCATCTCCTGGAAGTCGGGGTCGTGCCGCATCCCCTGGTCCTTCGTCCGCGCCAGCGGATCGACGGCCTCGACCCTGCCGGCCTTCACCGAGAAGCCCTTCGCGGGGGCCTCCGTGTCGACGATCCGTTTCAGGTCGTCCTTCGCCTTCCTGAAGGCGTTGTACCCGTCCTCCAGGACCTTGTGGATACCGTCGGCGGCCTTGGCAGCGTCGGCGAACTCCTTGGCCGTCCTGTCCACGAAGGGTTTGGTGACCTCGGCGTTCACCCCGCGCCAGTAGTCGTCCCTGGCCTTCGCGGCCATCGTCGACCGCGCGTCCTCGGCGAGGGTGTCGAGCTTGCCCTTCATCGCGGCCCAGTCGTCGGCCGAGGCCTTCATCCTGTCCAGCGGGGCGTGGTACACGTTGTCGAAGGTCAGCACAGCAGGTCCCCCGCCTACTTGAGGTACTCGTTGATCCTGGAGGCCGAGAGGGCCGCCGCGATGTCCGCCTCTTCCTTCGCGTGCGAGGCCGCGCTGTAGTCGAGGTGGTTGGAGATGTTCGCGCAGGCGTCGAGCAGCGTGTTCAGCTGCGAGCCCCACGTCTCCTGGACGGTCGTCAGCGCGGAGCCGGTGAGGAAGCCGTGGCCGGACAGGCCCGTGGCCGCTTCCGTGGTGCTCGTACGCGCGTGGTTGCCGTCCTTGGCCAGCCGGCCGTGCAGCGCGTACGCGGCGCTGCCGATGGCTCCCAGCTTGTCCTGGTCGACGCCGAGGTCGGCCTTGCCTCCGCCGCCACCGCCGGGCCCGGGGGCGACCTGGTTGAGCCTCATGCCCACAGGGGCCGTGGCCGTGGACCGCACCGACGCCCATTCCCGCTCGAACGACATATTCTCCCCCGTACGATGATCGTTTCGGCTTCGCCTCAGCAAGTTCCCTGCCCCGAAAGCACGACGATCGTAGCGCCACAAGCACCTGTTGAAGCTTGTCCCAACTGGAATCGACGCCACCCCGGACGTCTTCGCGACGTCCGTACACATGGTTCACCATCGCAACTCGGACACCTCGGACTTCCCGGGCCCGCCGTCGCTCCGCCCCCACCGCCGGACCCCCCTCCGGGCACGGCCACCGCCCCCGCCTCGATAGGCTCGACCCCGCCCCCGTCACCACGGGGTGCACGGACGACGGGGGGCAGGAACGGTGGAACGGGCGCGCACGCAGCAGGAGTCCGCGCGGCGGATCGGCCCGTACCGGCTGATCACCCGCCTCGACCCGTCCCGTCCCGGATCCCCGCTCCCCTGCCGCCGGTTCGTCGCCCGCAGCGAGGACGGCGAGCAGACCGTGCTCCTCAACACCCCCCTCCCGGGCACCGACCCGAGCCGCTTCGCCGTCGAGGCCGACGCCGGCCGCCGGCTCATCGGCCCCTGGATCGCGCCCGTGACGGCGATGGCCGGCCCCGGCGAGACGCCCTGGTACGCCAGTCCCTACGTCCCCGCCCTCCCGCTCCCCGTCGCCCTCGCCGTCCACGGCGGCACGCTGCCCGAGGCCACCGTCCGGGCCGTCGGCGCCACCCTCGCCGAGGCACTCGCCGCGGCCCACGGGCAGGGCCTCACGCACGCCGGGGTCTCCCCCGCCGCCGTCCTGCTCACCGCCGACGGACCCCGCCTGACCTGCTACGGAGCCGTACGAGCCGCCTCCGCCGACGGCGAGCCCCGCACCGGCCTGCCGGGCCTCGACCCGGGCGCGCTCGCCCCCGAACAGGCCTCGGGCGGACGCCCCCGCCCGCCGGGCGACATCTTCGCGCTGGGCGCCGTCCTCGCGTACGCCGCCACCGGGCACACCGTGCCCGAACGCGACGAACTCCCGCCCGCCCTGCGCCCGGTGATCGCCTCCTGCCTGGCCCGCGACCCGGCCGACCGGCCGACGGCCGCCGCCCTGATGACCGCCCTCGCCCCGCCGACGACCCACGGGACGGTACTGAACTCGGCCGGCTCCCTCCTCGCCCCGGGCTGGCTGCCGGGCCGGGTCGTGGCGGCACTGGCCCGGCAGTCCTCGGAACTGCTGGCGGCGGAGCTGTCGGTGGGTTCCGAAGCGGTACGCGCGTGATCACGGACATCGCAGGGGGTGTGACCACGGACGTGACCTACGGCCACCCAAGGCACCACCCCCACCCCCTCCTCCCCTTCCCCCGGACCTGACGGACCTCATCCCATGCTGTCGCCCCTGACCCACGACGACCCGGTCGCCGTCGCCACGTACCGTCTCCTCGCCCGCCTCGGCTCCGGCGGCATGGGCACGGTCTATCTGGCGCGCACCCCCGGCGGCCGTACCGTCGCGCTCAAGACCGTGCACGCGCGGCTCGCCACCGACCCGGCGTTCCGGGCCCGCTTCCGCCTCGAGACCGACGCCGCCCGGATCATCGGCGCCCGCCACGGCGCGGCCGTCGTGGACGCCGACCCGCTGGCCGGGACGCCATGGCTGGCCACCGAGTACGTCCTCGGCCCGCCGCTCGACGACGCCGTCGCGCTCGGCGGCCCGCTCCCCGAACCGACCGTCCGCGCCCTCGGCGCCGCGCTCGCCGGGGCCCTCGCGCAGCTGCACTCCTCGGACGTGGTCCACCGCGACCTCAAGCCGTCGAACGTCCTCGTCACCGCGTACGGCCCGAAGATCATCGACTTCGGCATCGCGCGCGCGGCCGGCGACGACCACCTCACGCGGACGGGGGCGGCGGCCGGTACGCCCGCGTTCATGTCGCCGGAGCAGGCGAGCGGGCAGGAACACCCGCCTGCGGGTGACGTGTTCGCGCTCGCGGGTGTCCTCGTCTTCGCCGCGACGGGCCACGGCCCCTTCGGTACGGGCTCCGCCGCCGACCTCCTCTACCGCGTCCGGTACGCCGAGCCGGACCTCACCGGCGTGCCGGAAGCACTGCTGCCGCTCCTGACGGCCTGCCTCGCCAAGGACCCGGCGGCCCGGCCCACCACGGCCGCACTGGTGGACCACCTCCACGACGGCCACGGCGAGTTCGCGGACCACCTCCCGCCGCTCGTCCTCACGGACATCGCCCGCCGCGCGACGGACGTCTGGCTGCACGCCCCCCACCGCCTCCCGGCCCCGGCGGGCTCGGCCACGGCGGAAACGGTCCCGGACACCCCGCTGTCCCGCCGCCGCCTCCTGACGACGACGGGGGCGGCGGCGCTGGGGCTGGCGGGGGCGGGGGGCGGGGTGTGGGCGTGGCTGGGGTCGCGGGACACCCCCGAGGCCGCCAACGGCGCCCAGGTCTCCACGGGTCCCACCGCCCGGCCGGCCCCGACGGCCGCCGACGGGTCACCGGTGGCGCTGTGGCAGGCCGCTTCGCTCGACCGCGAGGAGGAGACCACGCAGCTCCTCGCGGGCGATGTCGTCGGCTTCGCGGAGACCGTCGCCTTCCGGGCCCGCGATCCGCGGGACGGCCGCGACCTCTGGTCCGAGAACGCGGTCATGGAGCCCCAGCAGATCACCACCGACGGCACCTCCTTCTACCTGTCGGACGGCAGCTACGAAGGCCCGGGAGCCCTGAGGATCCGTACGCTCGACCCGCGCACCGGCAAGGAGACGGCCCCGCAGATCGCCCTCAACGGCTTCGACGGTTCGAGCTCGGGCACCGAACTCCTCACCGCCTCCGGCGGCATGCTGTTCGCGTCCTCGCGGCGCGGCAAGAAGGAGACCGACCCGGACGCGAACGAGAGGGGCTGGCACCTGATCGCGGTCGATCTCCGTACGGGCAAGGAGGCATGGCGCCGGCCGTACGAGTGGGACGGGGTTCGCCCCTGGCTCTCCCAGGTCGTCGGCGACCGGCTGATCCTCGGCAAGAACAGCGGCGACCTGGAGTTCTTCGTCGTCCAGGCCCGCGACGTGCGCACCGGGCGCCAACTCTGGCAGCGCCGAATCGCGCTGAGGGACTCCCAGTCCTACAAGCCCGGCCAGCTCGCGATCGACGAACTGCACGTGTACATCGGCGGCGACCGGCTCCGCGCCCTGCGCCTCACCGACGGCACGACCGCCTGGGAGTACGGCTCCGGTTCCACCCACTTCGGCCTGCCGGCCGTCGGGCGGAACGACATCATCTACGCGCAGGAGCGGAGGGCGTCCCCGGGTCTCGTGGCTGTCGTGGGCAAGAAGGGCACGCTGTTCTGGACGGAGCGCCCCTCGGGCCGCGCGCTGACTCCCGACTACCTCGCCGCCCCGGTGGCCGGGGACAGGTTCGTGTACGCCCCCGTCCACGGCGGGCTGAGTGCGGTCGGGATGACGTCGAAACGCTCGATGTGGGTGTTCCCGACCGACGCCAGCCGCTATGTCGTCGACAAGGAGCGGACCAGGATCATCGGGGCGGGAGCGACGTCCGTGATGGCCATCCCGTACGCGTGACGGACACCCACCCGCCGTGTCCTCCCTCCCGTAGCCCTCCCCGCCCCTCCACTCCCGACCCGGAGAGCACCCCGTGACCACTCAGTCCCTCGCCACCGGCGACCCGCTCCGGCTCGGCCCGTACCGCCTGCTCGGCGTCCTCGGCGAGGGCGGCATGGGCAAGGTGTACGTCGGCCGGGACGCCGACGGGGTGCCCGCCGCCGTCAAGGTCCTCCGCCCCGAACTCGCCCACGACCAGCACCTCGCCCAGCGGTTCGTCCGCGAGGCCGACATGGCGCGGGCCGTCACCAGCAAGGGCGTCGCTCGGGTCCTCGGCGCGCAGACCGAGGGCGGACGGCCGTGGATCGCCGCCGAGTTCCTCGCCGGTCCGACGCTCGACGAGGCCGTCCGCGCGTACGGTCCGATGGAGGCGCCGGCGGTCCGCGCCCTCGCCGCCCAGCTCGCACGCACCCTGCACGACATCCACGCGGCCGGTCTGATCCACCGCGACCTCAAGCCCGCGAACATCGTGCTCACCTCCACGGGCCCCCGGATCATCGACTTCGGCATCGCCCGCCCCGAGCACGGCCTCACCCTCACGACGACGGGCCAGATCCCGGTGACCCCCGGGTACGGGGCGCCGGAGCAGGTCCTCGGACAGCGGGTCGGCCCGGCCTCGGACGTCTTCTCGCTCGGCGCGGTCCTCGCGTACGCGGCGAGCGGGCGGCGCACCTTCGACGGCGCGCATGTGGCGGCGGTCCAGTACGAGGTCGTGCACGGCGTCCCGGACCTGAGCCTGGTGCCGCCGGAGCTCCAGGAGCTGATCGGGCCGTGCCTGGCGAAGGACCCGGCGTACCGTCCGCAGCCGCCCCGGATCGTGGAGGCCTTCGCGCCGCCGAAGGGCGCCGACCGGGTGTGGCGCAAGGGGCCGCTGGCCGAGGACATCAAGCGGCGCGAGGCCGCCACGAAGCGCCTGACGGCGCCCGCCGACACCGCCGTGACGTCCGCGTCGTCGTCCCGGCGCCGCTTCCTCACCGGCGCGGCGGTGACCGTGGCGGTGCTCGGGGCAGGGGGTGGGGCGGGCGCCTGGTGGCTGAGCCGGGGAGAGGGGAAGTCACCGACGGCCGATGTGCCACCCGCTGTGCCGACCCCGGAGGCCGCGTTCGCCTCGGCCATCGACACCGAGCCGGGTCAGGCCCCGAAGCCCCTGTGGGGGCCGCTCGACGTGGTGGCGCCGGAGGGTGAACTCCCCCTTCCCGTACGGGATGTGGTCGTCGTCCAGGCGAAGACGGGCGGGCTGCTCGCCCTCTCCGTCACCAGCGGCAAGGAGCGGTGGCGGGCCAAGGAGATCGACGCCGACGCGGGATTCGTCTCGGTCGCCGACCGGCTGGTCGTGGCCGTCGACAAGAAGGGCGTCCTGAACGCCTTCGTCGCCTCCACCGGGGCTCCCGTCTGGCAGACCGGCGAGAACGTCGACGACGTGCTCGCCGCCGACGACACCCATGTCTACCTGGCGACCAAGGACAACGAACTCCACGCCGTCAACGCCTGGACCCTGGCCACGACCTGGTCACGGCCGATGCACTCGCCCCGCTCCCAGAACGGCCCTGCGAAGGCCGCCGTGGGCAGGCAGCGGCTCGTGGTCCACGGCCGGGACGGGCGCGTCACCGGGCTCTACACCGAGAACGGCGAGACGGACTGGCAGATCACCAACCAGGGCACCGCGGGCCAGGCCCCGGCGATCGGCGGCAACACCGTCTACCTCGGCGGCCACGCCCTCACGGCCCGACGCCTCGACCGCGGCGACTTCCTGTGGAAGGACGAGACCCTCCGCGACGCCTCGTACCACGGCTACGGCACCCCGGCCGCGGACGGCGAACTGGTCGTCGCGGTCGACACGTACACCGTCTCCCGCCTCGGCACCATCCCGGACATCGACCTCCCGAATTCGATGTGGTCCACGGTGCTGGACGGCTACGGCGAGGGCAGCGTCAACCCGCCGGCCGTGGAGGGCACGACGGTCTGGGTCCACTCCCCCGACAACAAGTCCGTCGAGGTCATCCACAAGGTGTCGGGCGAGAACCTCTTCACCGTCACGATGCTGCGCACGGGCTCCTACCAGCTCTCCAGCGACGCCAACCGCGTCTTCATCGCCCGAGGCGGGCGGATCGCGGCGATGCCGGTGTTCGGGGTGTAGGAGCCCGGGCGGACGGCCTCGGCTACGGAGCCGTCGTGGGGTTCGGGACGGTCTTCAGCGTTCCGGCCGCGAGGCCGTCCTCCTTGCAGCCCAGTTCCTTCGAGACCTTCCGGGCCGCCGTGTTCGTGAGGGTCATCAGGCGGTCGCGCTGCTTCAGGTCCGTCTCCGGGGTGCCGGGCGGGCCCCACACCTTCACTTCGACGACGGTCTTGTGGGCAGGTGCCTCCAGACCGCAGGAGAAGTAGAGGTAGCCGACCTCCGAGGAGGAGAACGCCTGGAGCCCCGAGGCGTAGGACGTCACCTTCTTCGCGTGCTCCGCGTTCAGTCCCGGGGCTCCGTGGGCAGGGGCGAGCTGGACGGAGAGGTCGGTCCCCCCGCTTCCGGCGGCGTGGAGATCGCAGTACTTCACCGGCTGCGGCCGGTAGGAGTCGGCCAGCGGCGCGTGGGTCGCGTCGCGCAGCAGGCCGAGCGCCTTCTCCGGCTTCGACGAACCCTCCTCGAACCGCTCGGCCCCCATCGCCCCTTCCAGCGCCGCCGTCGCCGCCGCGTCCCCGGCGAAGACGCCGCCGCAGATCTCGGCCGCCGAGACGCCGCCCGGCTGCTCCGTACCGTCGCCGCCGCTCCCGTTCCCGCTTCCGGTCCCGCCGGAGCAGCTCGTGAGTACGGCGGCGACGGCGACCGCCGCACCGATCCTGGTCAGTGCAGACCGCATGTCAGTCCTTCTCGTACGGGTCGGGCAGCGAGTTGTCCCGCGCGTGCAGACGCGAGGTCCGGACGTAGTTGACCAGCTCCTCGTCAAGATAGTTGCGGTCCTTCTCGCTCCAGCCGTCCGCGTTCGCGTAGGCGATGC contains:
- a CDS encoding MFS transporter, giving the protein MSALEPRDAAADPDMAVTTDVAPRPGPRAALPDGDGAKDSVLDSAHRALSIGIVSVVLLIAFEATAVGTAMPVAARELNGVSVYAFAFSAYFTTSLFAMVLAGQWSDRSGPLAPLTVGISAFAAGLLLSGTAGTMWLFILGRAVQGLGGGLVIVALYVIVGRAYAEHLRPAIMAAFAASWVVPSVVGPLASGTVTEHLGWRWVFLGIPVLVVFPLALALPAIRRTASGPADPTVPVAPWDRRRIRLAFGISAGAALLQYAGQELRWLALVPAAVGVALLVPAVRGLLPQGTCRAARGLPSVVLLRGIAAGAFIAAESFVPLMLVTQRGLSPTLAGLSLAMGGLTWALGSWIQARPWTEPYRERIVVLGMVLVALAIAAAPSVLITAVPVWVLAVAWALGCLGMGAVIASTSVLLMKLSAPEEVGANSAALQISDGLSNVLLLAAGGAAFAALGGGAVGHAVTTATGTGSHPGAFVAVFLPMAGVAAAGAWVATRLHGSEARA
- a CDS encoding DEAD/DEAH box helicase codes for the protein MTTTTTSSHHLSPAFPGRAPWGTAGKLRAWQQGAMERYLQEQPRDFLAVATPGAGKTTFALTLASWLLHHHVVQQITVVAPTEHLKKQWAAAAARIGIKLDPDYSAGPLSKEYDGVAITYAGVGVRPMLHRNRCEQRKTLVILDEIHHAGDSKSWGEACLEAFEPATRRLALTGTPFRSDTNPIPFVTYEEGNDGIRRSSADYTYGYGNALGDGVVRPVIFLSYSGNMRWRTKAGDEIAARLGEPMTKDAVSQAWRTALDAKGDWMPNVLRAADQRLTEVRKSIPDAGGLVIASDQDSARSYAKLIREITGTKATVVLSDDTGASNRIDEFSENNDRWMVAVRMVSEGVDVPRLSVGVYATTISTPLFFAQAVGRFVRSRRRGETASVFLPTVPSLLGFANEMEVERDHVLDKPKKQGEEDPYAESEKELAEAERQQDEDTGEQDMLPFEALESDAVFDRVLYNSAEFGMQAHPGSEEEQDYLGIPGLLEPDQVQLLLQKRQARQIAHSRKKPDDEADLLELPAERRPVVSHKELLELRKQLNTMVGAYVHQTGKPHGVIHTELRRVCGGPPSAEATAGQIRERIKKVQEWATRMR
- a CDS encoding serine/threonine protein kinase — encoded protein: MERARTQQESARRIGPYRLITRLDPSRPGSPLPCRRFVARSEDGEQTVLLNTPLPGTDPSRFAVEADAGRRLIGPWIAPVTAMAGPGETPWYASPYVPALPLPVALAVHGGTLPEATVRAVGATLAEALAAAHGQGLTHAGVSPAAVLLTADGPRLTCYGAVRAASADGEPRTGLPGLDPGALAPEQASGGRPRPPGDIFALGAVLAYAATGHTVPERDELPPALRPVIASCLARDPADRPTAAALMTALAPPTTHGTVLNSAGSLLAPGWLPGRVVAALARQSSELLAAELSVGSEAVRA
- a CDS encoding protein kinase domain-containing protein; protein product: MLSPLTHDDPVAVATYRLLARLGSGGMGTVYLARTPGGRTVALKTVHARLATDPAFRARFRLETDAARIIGARHGAAVVDADPLAGTPWLATEYVLGPPLDDAVALGGPLPEPTVRALGAALAGALAQLHSSDVVHRDLKPSNVLVTAYGPKIIDFGIARAAGDDHLTRTGAAAGTPAFMSPEQASGQEHPPAGDVFALAGVLVFAATGHGPFGTGSAADLLYRVRYAEPDLTGVPEALLPLLTACLAKDPAARPTTAALVDHLHDGHGEFADHLPPLVLTDIARRATDVWLHAPHRLPAPAGSATAETVPDTPLSRRRLLTTTGAAALGLAGAGGGVWAWLGSRDTPEAANGAQVSTGPTARPAPTAADGSPVALWQAASLDREEETTQLLAGDVVGFAETVAFRARDPRDGRDLWSENAVMEPQQITTDGTSFYLSDGSYEGPGALRIRTLDPRTGKETAPQIALNGFDGSSSGTELLTASGGMLFASSRRGKKETDPDANERGWHLIAVDLRTGKEAWRRPYEWDGVRPWLSQVVGDRLILGKNSGDLEFFVVQARDVRTGRQLWQRRIALRDSQSYKPGQLAIDELHVYIGGDRLRALRLTDGTTAWEYGSGSTHFGLPAVGRNDIIYAQERRASPGLVAVVGKKGTLFWTERPSGRALTPDYLAAPVAGDRFVYAPVHGGLSAVGMTSKRSMWVFPTDASRYVVDKERTRIIGAGATSVMAIPYA